From the genome of Populus trichocarpa isolate Nisqually-1 chromosome 15, P.trichocarpa_v4.1, whole genome shotgun sequence, one region includes:
- the LOC18105805 gene encoding uncharacterized protein LOC18105805, translating to MEVLEQSAVVLAGKSKLRYPLRSASKSISKEDNDKPQLPSASKRDRAPSTLSKSVGVLQLSGEDKSARPPRRRLSVPAKSVATTALKPPPGNITPISETRVKRSATKNDTPLSNASMASTRKKFNAIALASYWLSQIKISESVAKHSISLAFFKLALEAGCEPVQIQRLRNELKSYVGRHELSDFGETVKELFESYNIPDHQEQVQVSETCSHVLPDDATRSSDDEVHSSLSITGTRKLRPRSLNADASQVSTVTQSANKETSQRKNTTATNTRVGSLNKNTENSRTVSETGSRRVQKKPQKSSKEETTKRKIKKQEKKSAAEEGGGPSSPTAAAITPEENKENMDAPPLEEISLMT from the exons ATGGAGGTTTTAGAGCAGTCTGCTGTTGTTCTTGCAG GAAAATCCAAGTTAAGGTATCCATTGAGATCTGCCTCCAAATCAATATCCAAGGAGGACAATGACAAGCCACAACTCCCCTCTGCTTCCAAGAG GGACAGGGCTCCATCAACTTTAAGTAAAAGTGTGGGTGTTCTTCAATTGTCTGGCGAGGACAAATCTGCAAGGCCACCTAGAAGAAGGCTATCTGTTCCTGCCAAGTCAGTGGCCACTACTGCTCTGAAACCACCACCAGGGAACATCACCCCAATATCTGAGACTAGAGTCAAGAGATCTGCTACCAAAAATGACACCCCTCTTTCTAATGCTTCCATGGCTTCAACTCGAAAGAAATTCAACGCGATCGCTTTAGCTTCCTATTGGCTCTCACAAATTAAGATATCTGAATCTGTTGCTAAGCATTCAATCTCTCTTGCTTTCTTCAAACTTGCCTTAGAAGCTGGATGTGAG CCGGTTCAAATTCAAAGGTTGAGGAATGAGCTGAAGTCGTATGTAGGTCGTCATGAACTCAGTGATTTTGGGGAAACGGTGAAAGAATTATTTGAGAGCTATAATATCCCAGACCATCAAGAACAGGTGCAGGTCTCGGAAACATGTTCTCATGTTCTGCCTGATGACGCAACTCGATCATCTGATGATGAAGTTCACAGCTCTCTTTCTATAACGGGGACAAGGAAACTGAGGCCCAGGTCCTTGAATGCTGATGCTTCTCAAGTTTCCACAGTGACACAATCAGCCAACAAGGAGACCTCTCAGAGGAAGAACACTACAGCAACCAATACCAGGGTGGGGTCTTTGAACAAGAATACTGAAAATTCAAGGACTGTTTCAGAAACCGGGAGTCGTAGGGTACAGAAGAAACCCCAGAAGAGCAGTAAGGAAGAAACAACCAAGCGCAAGATCAAGAAGCAGGAAAAGAAATCTGCGGCCGAAGAAG GCGGGGGTCCAAGTAGCCCTACAGCTGCTGCGATTACACCTGAAGAGAACAAAGAAAACATG GATGCTCCGCCACTGGAAGAGATCAGTCTGATGACTTAG